The Podospora pseudopauciseta strain CBS 411.78 chromosome 2 map unlocalized CBS411.78m_2, whole genome shotgun sequence genome has a window encoding:
- a CDS encoding uncharacterized protein (COG:S; EggNog:ENOG503P1ZX) gives MQAYLQTVVKYDMLSHRWLLEGEPSFKDMMDGTAASTAGYQKLRNFCEVSRSEFVWSDTCCIDKRSSSELHELIQSMFK, from the coding sequence ATGCAGGCTTACCTGCAGACGGTGGTGAAATATGACATGCTCTCCCACAGGTGGCTGCTCGAGGGGGAGCCCAGCTTCAAGGACATGATGGACGGAACAGCCGCCAGCACGGCAGGCTACCAAAAACTTCGGAACTTTTGCGAGGTTTCTCGCAGTGAGTTTGTCTGGTCCGACACCTGCTGCATCGACAAGAGAAGCTCTTCCGAGCTCCACGAGCTCATCCAGTCCATGTTCAAGTGA